The DNA region CGGTGTCGCCGCCGGCGCCGATCCTGTGCCTGGATTGCATCTGGGATCCGATCGAGGACTCGGTCCGGCTGACGACGCCGACCCCGATGCCCACCGCGCCGGCCACGGTGCTGATGACCTGGCACTGCCTGGTGCTCGCGCCCTTCGGCATCGACTTCTACCTGGCGGCCACGCCGTTCACGGGGCCGGACACGGGGCAGCTGGCCTACCAGGCCGACGGGACCTGGCACCCGATGACGGTCCGTTCGGGGGATCCGGCCCTGCCGGTGGCCTGGTTGATCGACCCGCCGCTGGCGACGGGGCGAACCACCTTCGCCGGCCTCAAGGCCCTCTACCGGTAGGGTCGACCGCGTCGCCGAGTTCGTGCAGGTCGGGCTCCCAGAAGTCGGCGCCGGGCATGAGGAGGGCCGCCGTCGCGTGGACGCGGGCCAGGCCCAGCAGGGACACGGGCGCGGCGCTGAACCAGAGATGGGCCGGACAGCCCTCGCGGCAGTCGCTCGCGCCGAAGCCGGGCACCGGGTACTGTCGGCCGACGAGGGTGCCGACGCGCCGGTTCAGCTCGCACTCGCCGACACCGGCCGCCAGCGGCACGACGACGGCCCCGACCGGTTCGCTGTCCGGGGCCGTCGAGAGGTGGTCGAAGTGCCAGCGGCGGGTCGGCTTCACGCTCCAGTGGCGCGCGACCCGGCGGTGCAGGTTGCGCTTCGCGCTGCCGGTGTAGAGGTACCAGCCGGCGGGGAAATGGTGTTCGCCGAGGGCCCCCACGGCCAGGGTCGCCGGGCTCTTCAGCCGCAGCAGGAACACGTAGAGGCCCGCGTCGAACATCGGCTCAGCCTTCCAGCGCCGCCCGCACCATGTTCTCGACACCGCCCGCGACGATCACTTCCTGGACCGGCGTGCCCAG from bacterium includes:
- a CDS encoding GIY-YIG nuclease family protein is translated as MFDAGLYVFLLRLKSPATLAVGALGEHHFPAGWYLYTGSAKRNLHRRVARHWSVKPTRRWHFDHLSTAPDSEPVGAVVVPLAAGVGECELNRRVGTLVGRQYPVPGFGASDCREGCPAHLWFSAAPVSLLGLARVHATAALLMPGADFWEPDLHELGDAVDPTGRGP